The Rattus rattus isolate New Zealand chromosome 1, Rrattus_CSIRO_v1, whole genome shotgun sequence genome includes a region encoding these proteins:
- the LOC116886371 gene encoding thymosin beta-10: MADKPDMGEIASFDKAKLKKTETQEKNTLPTKETIEQEKRSEIS; encoded by the coding sequence ATGGCAGACAAGCCGGACATGGGGGAAATCGCCAGCTTCGATAAGGCCAAGCTGAAGAAAACCGAGACGCAGGAGAAGAACACCCTGCCGACCAAAGAGACCATTGAACAGGAAAAGAGGAGTGAAATCTCCTAA